TGATGCCCACCAGCATGCCGACAAGACCCATTTGCTGCAGCAGCATGCGGTAAAGCAAAAAAGCGGGCGCCACCCCAAACGAGACCACATCGCAAAGCGAATCCAGTTCTTTGCCAAAATCGCTGCCGCCGGCGCTGAACACTCTGGCCACCTTACCGTCCAGGGCATCAAAAATCATACTGCCCAAGACAGCCAGGACGGCCAGTGAATATTGTCCTTCCACTGCCAATTCCAGACTGATCAGTCCACAAACCAGATTCATGGCAGTACAAGCATTGGCCAGCCAAAAGCCCAGTTTCATCTTAATCCACCGCACCCTTCAAACCGGCGGCAATCGCTTCCTGAATGTTGCGCACAGGCATCAACTGTATTCCTTCTAACCGGACAGGTTTGCCGCCTGCAGGAATCAGAGCCCGCTCAAAACCCAGTCGGGCTGCTTCGCGCAGCCGCTGCTCCAGGCGTGTCACACTGCGCAATTCACCGGTCAAACCAACTTCACCAATAGCAACCACACTGGCATCCAGCGGCCTTTCCCGGAAGCTGGAAGCCAGCGCTAAAATCACCGCCAAATCGGCGGCGGGCTCGCTGATCCGCAAGCCGCCGGCTACATTAATATACGCGTCCAGCATCCCCATCTGCAATCCGAGTCTTTTTTCTAAAATAGCGATCAGCATAGCCATGCGGTTATGATCGAAACCGTTGGCCAAGCGCCGGGGATTCTGATAATTGGTATTACTGACTAAGGCCTGCACCTCGGCCAGCAGCGGACGGCTGCCTTCCAGCAGCGCGGTCACCGCAGAACCGGGTCCGTGCAGCGGCCGCTCCGCTAAAAAGATAGCAGAAGGGTTCTTCACTTCAATCAAACCGTTCTCGGTCATTTCAAAAACACCGATTTCATTGGTGGAACCGAAACGATTCTTCACCGCCCGCACGATCCGGAAATTTTGGTGATGATCCCCTTCAAAATAAAGCACCGTATCGACCATGTGTTCGAGCATTTTTGGACCGGCGATGGCGCCTTCCTTGGTGACATGGCCGACAATGAATATCACCATACCGGTGGTTTTGGCCATGCGCATCAGCTGCGCGGTAATGTCACGCACCTGGCTGACCGTCCCGGGAGCAGAGGTTAAATCGGAGCGATAGACGGTCTGAATGGAGTCGATCACCATACAGCTGGGTTTCAGGCGCAGTACAATTTCCTGCAATTGATCCAGACAGGTTTCCGATTGAATATAAACCGTATCAGGCACCGCACCCAGGCGGTTCGCCCGCATTTTGATCTGCTGCTGCGATTCCTCACCGCTCCAATATAAAACCGAAGTACGACTCTGGCCCAATAACAAGGCGACCTGCAACATCAGCGTAGATTTGCCGATGCCGGGTTCTCCCCCAACCAAAATCAGCGAACCCTCTACCAGACCGCCGCCAAGCACTCGGTCCAGCTCCTCAATGCCGACCAGACGCCTCTGCTCTTTGGCTAAGGTTACCTTCGTAAGCTGCTGCGGCTCCGATAAACGCTCGCCTCCTTTGCTGTGAGGTTCAGCGGTCGGTTCCAATTCTTCCACAAAGCTGCTCCAGCTGTCGCAATCGGGACAGCGGCCCAGCCATTTACTGGTCGTGTAACCACATTGCTGACAAACAAATCTGGTTTTTTCTTTGGCCAGCGGAAAACACCTCCTACCCATACTCTATCTCAACGATTGCAACGTTTCTACTCGATATCAAATAGATTGCATGCAAACAATCATCTTTTCTTTGTTCTGCATG
Above is a window of Negativicutes bacterium DNA encoding:
- the radA gene encoding DNA repair protein RadA is translated as MAKEKTRFVCQQCGYTTSKWLGRCPDCDSWSSFVEELEPTAEPHSKGGERLSEPQQLTKVTLAKEQRRLVGIEELDRVLGGGLVEGSLILVGGEPGIGKSTLMLQVALLLGQSRTSVLYWSGEESQQQIKMRANRLGAVPDTVYIQSETCLDQLQEIVLRLKPSCMVIDSIQTVYRSDLTSAPGTVSQVRDITAQLMRMAKTTGMVIFIVGHVTKEGAIAGPKMLEHMVDTVLYFEGDHHQNFRIVRAVKNRFGSTNEIGVFEMTENGLIEVKNPSAIFLAERPLHGPGSAVTALLEGSRPLLAEVQALVSNTNYQNPRRLANGFDHNRMAMLIAILEKRLGLQMGMLDAYINVAGGLRISEPAADLAVILALASSFRERPLDASVVAIGEVGLTGELRSVTRLEQRLREAARLGFERALIPAGGKPVRLEGIQLMPVRNIQEAIAAGLKGAVD